DNA sequence from the Streptomyces tsukubensis genome:
CGCCGATCTGACGGCCCGCTCGGGCGAGGTGCTGGCGCTGGTGGGCCCCAACGGCGCGGGCAAGTCCACGCTGTTCGCCGCGCTGGCCGCGGACCTGGCGCCCGATGCGGGTACGGTCCTGGTCGCGGACCGCCCGGCCGGGTCCTGGACCCCGCGCGAGCTGGCGCTGCACCGGGCCGTCCTCCCCCAGTCGTCGGCCCTGTCGTTCCCGTTCCCGGTGGCGGACGTCGTCGCCATGGGCCGGGCGCCGTGGGCCGGAACGGCCCGGGAGGACGAGGACGAGGCGGCGGTCGCCGAAGCACTGCGGGCCACCGAGACCGAGGCGTTCGCGGACCGGCCCTTCTCCGACCTCTCGGGCGGGGAACGCGCCCGGGTCGCCCTGGCCCGCGTCCTGGCCCAGCGCACGGCGCTCCTCCTCCTCGACGAGCCCACGGCCGCGCTGGACCTGCGCCACCAGGAGCTGGTCCTCCGCATCTGCCGCGACCGGGCGGCGGCGGGCGACGCGGTGGTGGTCGTCCTCCACGATCTGGGGCTCGCGGCGGCCTACGCGGACCGGATCGCAATCCTGAGCGGCGGCCGCATCGAGGCGGCGGGCCCGCCGGGCGAGGTCCTCGACGCGGGCCTGCTGACGCGGGTCTACCGGCAACCGGTGGAAGTCTTCCCCCATCCGCGCACGGGTGTCCCGGTGGTCCTCCCGGACCGCTCTCACTGAGCGGTGCCGGCCAGCAGCCAGCGCCGCACCGGGATCTCCAGCATCACCCGTCCGCCGCCGGAGCGTTCGGGGGCGGTGACGTCCCAGTCGTACTTCAGCCGGAACGCGGTGACGACCTCCGGCGGGAACCCGTCCCGGTGCACGGTCGCGTCCCCCTCCGCGACGACCGGGAACCGTCCGTCCTCCAGGGCCAGCGACACCCGCGGATCGGCCGCGAGGTTCCGGACCTTGACCGAGCCCTCGTCCGAGCCGATCCACCAGACGCCGTCGGTGTGGACGAACCAGACGGGCGTCGTATGCGGGGACCCGTCCGGCCGCAGGGTGCACAGCCAGACGTTCCGCTCCTCGGCGAGCCGCCGCCGGACGTCCCGGGACAGCTCGTTCGCGTGTTCGTGCATGCCTTCATTGGAGCAGGTCCCGGGACGTCAGCAGTTCGTCGGGTACGGGACCGGGGACGAAGGCGGTGGCATGGCGGGGGCAGGCGTACTGCACGATGCCCGGCCCGCTCGCCTGCCGGCTGTATCCGACCTCCACAGCGGCGGGCGAGGTGTGTCCGCAGACGACGCAGGGGCCGCCGGACGGGGGCGGTACGGGGACGATGAGGCCGTCGCGGGTCATCACGGCGCCGTGCACACGGCCCGGACGGCTTCCCGCGCCGCCGCCTCGACGGCCATGGGGTCGCCCCCGGCGGCGATCCGCCGGAACGCCTCGCGCCGCCAGCCGCGCGGTAAGCGGGCGATGCGTTGTACGAGTTCGGGCGCGTCGACGGTCCGGAGGTCCGCGTACTCCGGCCCGGGCGGGTCCTCCCCTTTGATGGCGTACGCGCTCGCCTCGGCCAGCACCTCGGCGAGCGTGCGCCGCGCGGGATCCCGGAGCCGGGCCGCGCGGTGCAGCTCCCGCAGGACGGCCGCCCGCCATACGACAGGGAGCTTCCCGAACTGCCCGAGCAGCTCGACCGCGAGGAGGGCGTACCGGGCCCGCTCGGGGTCGGCCTCCGGCCAGCGCCCGGCCCCCGCGGGGTCGCAGAGCACGGCGAAGTGGGCCACGTCCATGACGAGGGCGGTGATCCGCAGCCGGTACTCCTCCACACCCGCGTCGACGGACCAGGCCCGCCGGATCGCCCGCCCGTCCGCGACACACCAGTACAGGGCGGCCCGGGAGTGCACGGGAAGCGCCTCCCACACCCCGCTGCCCTTGAGCACGTCCCACACCAGCGGCCCCACACCCCCGACAAGCCGGGCCACCACGCCCCGATCCCGCAGCCACCAGCACGCGAGCGCGTCGAGTGAGTACCGGAGGCCGTCCAGCCCGGGCTCGGGGGCATTGTTCTTGTTCATGAGTCGGCTTTCTCACGAGGGTGGTGAGATCGGTGATCTCTCCTACCTCTAAGCAACTGCGTGGCTACGCTGAGCGGAAGCGCGGCGGCGCGAGCGGGACTTGAATACCTTGAGATTGCGTCAGCAGAGGTCAGGGTTATGGGAAAGCGTGAATCGAACGCGGGCCTGGCACGGCTGCTCCTGGAATCGGGCTGGACATACGCCCAGTTGGCACGGAGCACGAACCGGATCGGCACGGAGCTGAACACTCCGCTCCGTTACGACGAGTCCTCGGTGACTCATTGGCTCGGCGGGACCGTGCCGAGAGAGGCGGCCCGGCGATGCGTCGTCGAGGCCTTCTCCAGAAGGCTCAATCGGTGTGTGACGTACACCGAAGCAGGCTTTCCCCCGCCCCGAAACGGGCAGCCGGATACCAAGGGAGACTTGGTGGAGGGGCTGATCGAATTGGGCAGACATGACATGGACCCATCGCGGCGCGGTGTTCTCGGGGTGGGCCTGTTCTCCGTTGCGCTGACCGTGCCCGGCTGGCAGGACGTCGTCGCCCGGGCGGAAGCACTCAAGACCGGCAGGACCACCCGTATCGGCATGCCCGACGTGGAGATGGTCCGGGCCATGACCGACAAGGTCTCCGAGCTCGACGATCTGTACGGCGGGCGGCACGCCCGTCCACTTGCCGCGACCGTCCTCGTCAACACCGTGGCCGACGGGCTCCGCGCAGACGCACGGCCCGAGGTGCACCAGGCCATGATGGGCGCGGCATCGGACCTCTGCTATCTGACCGGATACATGGCCGTCGACGAGGGGCTGCACGGCCTGGCCCAGCGCTACTACCTCAGAGCCCTGGAGCTCGCGGGCGGCGCGGGCGACCATCTCACGTACTGCACGACACTCCGCGGGATGAGTGTGCAGGCCGCCGGTCTGGGACATGGGGCCAAGGCACTGGAGCTGGCCGACGCGGCAGCGGCGGCGTCCCCGGTGGCCGGGCCCCGGATGCGGGCCTTCCTGGTGGGGCAGCAGGCGCACGCCGCCGCCATGACCGGAGACAAGAGCAGAGCCTTACGCGAGATGCGGGAAGCGGAGTCGGCACTGGAGCGTGCCGACAGCCGGATCGCGGTCACCGGCCGGTACGACGCCGCCGCGCTCCACTTCCATATCTCGGAGATGCGCTACGCGCTCGGTGATGTCGCGGGCTCCGTCGATTCCATGACCCGTTCCAACGAGCTCCGGTCCGACGTGTACCGGCGCTCCCGCGTACGGCACAACGGCCTGCTGGCCGAACGGCAGTTCCGGATCGGGCATCTCGAAGCCGCTTGCCAGAGCTGGAAGTCAGCACTCACCGAGTACCCCCTCGTGCAGTCCGGCCGCGTCGACACCGGCATGCGCAGCATGGTCCGCCTCACCCGGCCGCACCTCGGCAACGCCCATGTCCGGGCTCTCCACGACCAGGCCCGGGCCGTACTCCCCCGTGCCATGTTCACCCGGGCCGGGCCCGGCTGAGACACCAGCTGTCCGACCCGGCCGAGGGAAGCGGATACCAAACCGCAGACCTCGGCCGGGGTTGCTGACGAGACCCCCTCGTCATGGACTCAACGAACGGGCCCGGTAGTTCCTCTGCGCCCGGTCAGAAGGTGCGGGTCGTCACCCACGACGCCCAGTTCGTCGGGCGGCTCAGGTCGACGCTGATACCGGAGAGCCGTCTGTCCAAGCCCAGGTTGCCGGTGTACCGGCCTCTGGATCCATTCGACCAACGCAGGATGAAGCTGATGGCATTGCCGTCCACCACCGCTCCGTACTCGATCGTTCCGGCGGTGCTGCCGGAGGATCCGCTGCCGTAGAGCCTTCCGCTGCTGTCCTGCGTGAGATTGACCGTAACCGTGTATCCGTTGCTCTGGTGGATCTGCCAGGTGCCACCGGCGTAGAAGCCGGGCGCGAGGGCCTTCGCACCCGGTGCGGCCAAGGGTGCGGCGGGTGCGGCCTGGGCCGCAGGGGCGAGGGCGAGGCCGCTGACGGCCAGGGCCAGGGCCAGGCCGGCCGTGGCGAGTTTGGTGCGCATGGGTGATCCCTTCGTCGACGCTTTACAGGTCGGGAGAACTGTTCCCACACGTGCAAGAGACCCGAAAACGAAAAGGAGAGTCGGGCCGAAGCGAGTATCTCCGCGCTCACGGCAGAGGGCGACGCTCCTTCCGGCCAAAGGCCTACCGTCCCCCACGGCGGTTGCCGCGGCCACGGCTCGGTGTCAACGCCGGAACCGGCTCTGCTTCGGGCCGACCGGCCGGCTGCGCCGACTGCTGCTCGTGCCGGTTCGACCGGCACGAGCGGCAGGCAGATTACTCGACGGCGGTTCCTTCCAGTTCGACCAGCTGGCCGGGGATCGCCAGTCGGGTCACCCCGAGCATGGTGGTGGTCGGCGCCACCCGCGCGGCGCCCAGACGCGACGCCAGCGCGCCGTAGTGCTGGAAGAGGAGGTCGACATCGGTCGTGTAGACATTGAGCCGGACCAGGTTCGCGAGGGACATGCCCGCCTCGTCGAGGACCGCCTCCAGATTGTCGAGACTCAGTGTCAGCTGGGCCGCCATATCGCCCTCGTGCCGGGGTCTGCCGTCGCTGTCCATCGCGGTCTGCCCGGAGCAGTACAGCGTGCGGGTCTCCCCCGAGACGGCCTCGCCCTGGTTGAATCCCAGATCCAACGACCATGTCACCGGGTTGACCGCCGTTCGTGTCAACGCCACGGAAGCTCCATTCGTATCGACGGGGGTCCCCGTCTCCTGATCTTGTGGTGAGAGCCTCCCAAGGGAAGTACGACATCCTGTGTCATGTATTCCGAGGGGGTTTTCCGATGCGTGCCGACCGGTTGGTCTCGCTGGTACTGCTGCTCCGTCAGCGCGGTCGGCTCTCCGCGGCCACGCTCGCCCGCGAGCTGGAGGTGTCCACCCGTACCGTGCTGCGGGACATCGAGGCGCTGTCCGCAGCCGGTGTCCCGGTCTATGCCGAGCGCGGCCGGCTCGGCGGGTTCGCGTTGCTGCCCGGCTTCCGGACCGAGCTGACCGGGCTCAACCACGACGAGGCGCTCGCCCTGCTGGTCGCCGGATCACGGCGCGGTGCGCAGGTGTTCGGCCTGGGCTCGGCGCTCGCCTCGGCCGTGTTGAAGGTGGTCGACGCGCTGCCCGAGGGGCATCGGGACACCGCGGCCGATGCCGCGCGGCGGCTGCTCATCGACCCGGACATCGACCTCCTCGCGCGCAGCACGGTTGTCGAGGAGGTGCCCGACGCCGTGGCGGGCGAGGTGCGGCGCGCGGTGTTCGCCGGGCACAAGCTGCGCATTCGCTACGCGGCGGCGGGCCGGCCCCCGAAGTGGCGCACCGTGGATCCGATCGGCCTGGTCACCGTGCGCGGGCAGGGGTATCTGCTGGCGAAGCGGTCCGGCGAGGACCGCACCTACCGGCTCGACCGGGTGCTGGCCGCCGAAGAACTCGACGATCCCGCACAGCGGCCGGACCGGGTCGATCTGGACCGGGCCTGGCAGGAACGGAGTACGCGGTTCCGGTCCGGTGGTGACCAGATCGCCGTGCTGGTGAGGCTCCACCCGGAGCGCCGCGGGGCGCTGGTGAAGACGGCGCTGTCCGTCCTGGCCGAGGAGCCCGAAGCGGACGGCCGGCTGCGGCTGGAGGTGACCTTCCAGGACGCGGAGCACGCGGAATGGGCGCTGTGGCAGCTCGCCGGGGATGCCGAGGCCCTCGCACCGCAGTGGCTGCGCGCCGCCCTGCTCAACCGCGCTGCGGTGACGGCGCGTTGTTATGAAACAGCGGTTCCGGGTCCCGGGCCGCGCCCGACCGCGTGACGACGGAAGCCGTGAACCGCCCTCTCCGAGCCGACGGCGACCGTCGCCCGCTGAGCCGGAGTGCCGGTAAGAACCCTGTCGCCAGCCGCAAACGGCGACGATCTTGCCGGGGCATCCCTCGTACGGGTGAGGTGGAGGTCGTACGGCTGCGGTGCGTGAACCCCGCGAGGACGATCGGCGCTTGTGGCCCGTACCCCGTTGGACCTGGACGAGCTCGTCGAGCACTGGACGCTGCTGAAGGATGAGCAGGGGCTCGTCTCCGGCAAGCGCGGTGCGACGCGACTGGGCTTCGCCGTCGTGCTGAAGTTCTACACGCAATACGGTCGGTGTCCCCGGAACCGGGCAGAGCTGCCCGGTGAGGCCGTGGAGTTCGTGGCCCGGCAGGTACAGGTTCCCGCCTCCGAGCTGGATTTGTACGACTGGACCGGCAGGACGGTCGAGTACCTCCGGGCGTAGATCCGGGGCCACCTGGGCTTTCGCGAGTGCAGCGTCGCGGACGCGGAGAAGCTGACGGCGCATCTGGCCAAGCAAGTCGCGTACAAGGAACGCAGGTCCGCGCAGGTCCGCGCAGGTGCGAGTGGAGCTGCTGGTGCGCTGCCGCGCCGAGAGCATCGAGCCGCCCACGCCGGGCCGGTGCGACCGCATCGTGGCGGCTGCCCTGCGAGCGGCCGAGGAGTCACTGACCGCCCGATCCGCTGGGAACGCATCGCTCAGCAGTACGACCAGATGATCAAGTACGCGACCGCGATCCGGACCCGGACCGCGTCGACCGAGGCCATCCTGCGCCGCTTCACCCGCAACGCTTCCCATCCCACGTACGCGGCGATGCTGGAGGTCGGCCGCGCGCAGAAGATCATCTTCGTGGCCCGCTACCTGCGGCTTCGGGACCTCCAGCGACCTGCAGTCGGCTCTGGTTTACGTGAACACGCTGATGCTCCAGGACGTCCTCGGCGAACCCGAGGTGGCCGATCTGCTCACGCCTGCCGACCGACGCGGTCTGACCCCGCTGTTCTGGTCCCACGTACGCCCCTATGGCGAGGTCAACCTCGACATGGGTGCCCGCCTCAACCTCACCGTGGCCGCGATGCCCGGCCCCCGTACAGCGGGCAATGAGGCACCGGCCGACGAACGTAGGGACACGTGAGCCGGTCCAGTCGCGTCACTGGCCGGCCGGCGATGCAGGCCTGGGCGGGTTGAGTTCGGCGCGTCGTAGCACGGGGACAGAGAGGCCGAGCGCTGCGGCAAGCAGGCAGATCGCACCGCACCCGATGAAGAACACCTCCGCTCCCCAGAGGGCCACCGTGATGCCGACAGCAGGGAAGAGCACGGGTGCAAGGCCCAGCGTGCACAGAGTCGTGACCGAGGTGACTCGTCCGAGGTAGTGAGGGTCTGTCTCTGTTTGGACCAGGGCCTGGGTCACGGTAGTCGTGACCCCGCTGGTCAGTCCGATCAAGGAACTGGATATGACGGCGATGGGCAGTGAGGGCGCATGCCCCAGGGCGACCGTTCCCGCAGCGGTGGCGAGCAACGTGCCACACATCGCCAGCCCGGCGCGCGGTATCCGGGCCGAGACGGTGAGCAGCAACGCCGAAGCCGCGGCTCCGACACTGAATGCGCTCGCAATCCACCCCATGCCCGAGGCACCCCAGC
Encoded proteins:
- a CDS encoding heme ABC transporter ATP-binding protein; translation: MRFSVRERQLPARPAPGAVLAEARGVRIRLGGREVLAGADLTARSGEVLALVGPNGAGKSTLFAALAADLAPDAGTVLVADRPAGSWTPRELALHRAVLPQSSALSFPFPVADVVAMGRAPWAGTAREDEDEAAVAEALRATETEAFADRPFSDLSGGERARVALARVLAQRTALLLLDEPTAALDLRHQELVLRICRDRAAAGDAVVVVLHDLGLAAAYADRIAILSGGRIEAAGPPGEVLDAGLLTRVYRQPVEVFPHPRTGVPVVLPDRSH
- a CDS encoding TIGR03618 family F420-dependent PPOX class oxidoreductase — encoded protein: MHEHANELSRDVRRRLAEERNVWLCTLRPDGSPHTTPVWFVHTDGVWWIGSDEGSVKVRNLAADPRVSLALEDGRFPVVAEGDATVHRDGFPPEVVTAFRLKYDWDVTAPERSGGGRVMLEIPVRRWLLAGTAQ
- a CDS encoding transcriptional regulator, translated to MDPSRRGVLGVGLFSVALTVPGWQDVVARAEALKTGRTTRIGMPDVEMVRAMTDKVSELDDLYGGRHARPLAATVLVNTVADGLRADARPEVHQAMMGAASDLCYLTGYMAVDEGLHGLAQRYYLRALELAGGAGDHLTYCTTLRGMSVQAAGLGHGAKALELADAAAAASPVAGPRMRAFLVGQQAHAAAMTGDKSRALREMREAESALERADSRIAVTGRYDAAALHFHISEMRYALGDVAGSVDSMTRSNELRSDVYRRSRVRHNGLLAERQFRIGHLEAACQSWKSALTEYPLVQSGRVDTGMRSMVRLTRPHLGNAHVRALHDQARAVLPRAMFTRAGPG
- a CDS encoding helix-turn-helix transcriptional regulator: MRADRLVSLVLLLRQRGRLSAATLARELEVSTRTVLRDIEALSAAGVPVYAERGRLGGFALLPGFRTELTGLNHDEALALLVAGSRRGAQVFGLGSALASAVLKVVDALPEGHRDTAADAARRLLIDPDIDLLARSTVVEEVPDAVAGEVRRAVFAGHKLRIRYAAAGRPPKWRTVDPIGLVTVRGQGYLLAKRSGEDRTYRLDRVLAAEELDDPAQRPDRVDLDRAWQERSTRFRSGGDQIAVLVRLHPERRGALVKTALSVLAEEPEADGRLRLEVTFQDAEHAEWALWQLAGDAEALAPQWLRAALLNRAAVTARCYETAVPGPGPRPTA
- a CDS encoding DUF4158 domain-containing protein; protein product: MARTPLDLDELVEHWTLLKDEQGLVSGKRGATRLGFAVVLKFYTQYGRCPRNRAELPGEAVEFVARQVQVPASELDLYDWTGRTVEYLRA
- a CDS encoding RidA family protein, with amino-acid sequence MTRTAVNPVTWSLDLGFNQGEAVSGETRTLYCSGQTAMDSDGRPRHEGDMAAQLTLSLDNLEAVLDEAGMSLANLVRLNVYTTDVDLLFQHYGALASRLGAARVAPTTTMLGVTRLAIPGQLVELEGTAVE